One Gammaproteobacteria bacterium DNA segment encodes these proteins:
- a CDS encoding DoxX family protein, which yields MNTQTFAAPVTPSAISPLDRLAPLAFPLVRITTGLLLIPHGAQKLFGWFGGHGLVATGQYFESTLGMSPGLVFATLAGLIEFAGGLALVLGLLTRPVALALAVFMGVALSVHVPNGFFWTAGGIEYPLMWGLVALAIFLRGGDRFSLDRRLGLRI from the coding sequence ATGAACACTCAAACTTTCGCCGCCCCGGTGACGCCCAGCGCCATCTCGCCCCTCGACCGTCTGGCGCCGCTGGCCTTTCCCCTGGTCCGTATCACCACGGGCCTGCTGCTCATACCCCACGGCGCCCAGAAGCTCTTCGGCTGGTTCGGCGGTCACGGGCTGGTTGCCACGGGCCAGTACTTCGAGTCCACCCTGGGCATGAGCCCCGGCCTCGTGTTCGCCACGCTGGCAGGCCTCATCGAGTTCGCCGGGGGGCTGGCACTGGTGCTGGGGCTCCTGACCCGGCCAGTCGCCCTGGCCCTCGCCGTCTTCATGGGGGTGGCCCTGTCGGTGCACGTGCCAAACGGGTTCTTCTGGACGGCGGGCGGCATCGAATATCCGTTGATGTGGGGCCTGGTGGCCCTCGCGATCTTCCTCCGGGGCGGCGACCGTTTCTCCCTCGACCGCCGTCTCGGCTTGCGGATCTGA
- a CDS encoding LysR family transcriptional regulator: protein MVAESETLGGSLEDVRAFCAVIEHGTISAAARTLGGTKGGVSRRVSRLEHRLGVSLLARTPRAVSATEEGAAFYAKARDALALLAEAVQSAQHAQSIPSGHLRITAPLDFGMDILPPLVVAFRMANPQVTVEMLVTDAPLDLAAHRIDLALRATSGDLPDMGYRASTLVTFPIGLYASPGYLAAREPPAAPAKLVEHDLIVPQSFTGAATLSLTNRRGRTEQVALQPVIQTNDFASAHRVLLADGGIGPMPEITVANTLASGTLIRVLPDWTLAHAKLHAISLAGSEAPARVRAFREFIREQLSGRGT, encoded by the coding sequence ATGGTTGCCGAATCAGAAACCCTCGGGGGCTCGTTGGAAGACGTCCGCGCCTTCTGCGCGGTGATCGAGCACGGTACCATCTCTGCGGCTGCCCGGACGCTGGGAGGCACTAAGGGGGGCGTGAGCCGGCGCGTGTCACGCCTCGAGCACCGGCTCGGCGTGAGCCTGCTGGCGCGCACGCCCAGGGCGGTCAGCGCCACGGAGGAAGGCGCCGCCTTCTACGCCAAGGCCCGCGATGCCCTGGCGCTGCTGGCCGAGGCCGTCCAGAGCGCGCAGCACGCCCAATCCATCCCAAGCGGCCATCTCCGGATCACTGCGCCACTGGACTTCGGCATGGACATCCTGCCACCCCTGGTCGTGGCGTTCCGCATGGCGAACCCCCAGGTAACCGTCGAGATGCTGGTCACCGACGCCCCGCTCGACCTGGCCGCCCACCGGATCGATCTCGCCTTGCGTGCCACCTCCGGTGACCTGCCCGACATGGGCTACCGGGCATCGACCCTCGTAACGTTTCCCATCGGCCTATACGCGTCGCCGGGTTATCTCGCCGCGCGCGAGCCTCCGGCGGCACCGGCCAAGTTGGTCGAGCACGACCTAATCGTCCCCCAGAGTTTCACCGGCGCGGCCACGCTGAGCCTGACCAATCGCCGCGGCCGCACCGAACAGGTCGCCCTGCAGCCGGTCATCCAGACCAACGACTTCGCCAGCGCCCATCGGGTACTGCTGGCTGACGGCGGTATCGGTCCGATGCCCGAGATTACGGTCGCGAATACGTTGGCCTCGGGGACCCTCATCCGCGTACTCCCGGACTGGACCCTCGCACACGCAAAGCTTCACGCCATCAGCCTCGCTGGCAGCGAAGCGCCCGCGCGAGTGCGGGCGTTCCGGGAGTTTATCCGAGAGCAATTGTCCGGGCGCGGGACTTGA